One stretch of Diorhabda carinulata isolate Delta chromosome 5, icDioCari1.1, whole genome shotgun sequence DNA includes these proteins:
- the LOC130893965 gene encoding TM2 domain-containing protein CG10795, with protein sequence MIKQNFISILAISFYIPRIICNSAPFEVDCSNLRIGQYICPDPDHKYLDEMIDPKTQQLRGCTKENKAKVRCLVANGLVCSDTHNSTFYKDMPCKWTNGYSFETTLLLSIFLGMFGIDRFYLGYPAIGLAKFCTLGFMFLGQLVDIILIATQVVTPADGSFYVMPFYGPHVEVIKSDNNTYRLPQDDW encoded by the exons atgataaagCAAAACTTTATTTCCATTTTGGCTATCAGCTTTTATATACCAAGAATTATTTGTAATAGTGCTCCATTCGAAGTCGATTGTAGCAATTTACGAATAGGACAGTATATATGCCCGGATCCGgatcataaatatttagatgaAATGATAGATCCTAAAACACAACAGCTCAGAGGATGTACCAAAGAAAATAAAGCAAAAG tgagGTGTCTCGTTGCTAATGGATTAGTTTGTTCAGATACTCACAATAGCACATTTTATAAGGATATGCCATGTAAATGGAC aaatggttattcatttgaaacaacCCTATTATTATCCATATTCTTAGGAATGTTTGGAATAGACAGATTCTATTTGGGATATCCAGCAATAGGATTAGCAAAATTCTGTACATTAGGATTCATGTTTTTGGGACAACTtgtagatattattttaattgcaaCACAAGTCGTTACACCTGCAGATGGTTCTTTTTATGTAATGCCATTTTATGGACCACATGTGGAGGTTATTAAAAGTGATAATAATACTTATAGATTACCACAAGATGACTGGTGA